The Paraburkholderia agricolaris genome includes the window TGTTCCCCAGGCGTGCCTTGATCAGTGTCGTTGCCTCGGCGGAGTATGAGTCTTCTCCATAGGCCGCCTGCTGGACGTAATTGGATTCCGTCAGCACGCGGAGAATGTCGGGATGTGCGCCTTCGCTGTAGTCGTCAAGAAAGCTGAAAGTAGTCATTCGGTGCTTCTGCCTTAAATGGAGGCCGCCCAGGACGGGCGCGAGGCCAAAAACCGAAGGCTACCGATCTGCTACTCAAACGCCTTGTAAAAAGTTGCCGCGCCGCCGTCAGAAGCGAGCCGGAGTAACGCCGTACGCGTCACGAAAGGCCCGCGTGAAATGGCTTTGATCAAAAAAGCCGACGGCGTGCGCAATTTCGGTGATGGGCATGTTCCTGTTCGCATTGATCAAGGCCACTGCCTTTTCCAGCCTCATGCGCAGTAACCAGGCATGCGGCGTCATACCGATAGTGCGTTTAAACAGTTTCAAGAACCGGAATCGACCGAGGCCCACGAGAAGAGCCAGATCTTCCAGGACGATTTTGTCGGCAATATGCGCCTCGATGAATTCCCGAACAATTCGCAGTTGCTGCGACGATAAAGCTCCGGCGATAGTTTGGGGGGATGGCTGCTTCAAACGGGCAAACAGCGACTCCAGCAATTCCAGAACGTAGCTTTCGTTCCTGATCGGATCGTTCATCCCCTGCTGAAGGGTTGCGTGCATGTTGAGCAGTTGCTCGGCGAGGCGGCTGTCTTGCAGCACCGCTGCGGCCTGGGAAGGAAAGTAGTGCTTGCCCGTGATCTCCTCCCCGAGACCGTTCAGCAGCGCCGGCGACAGCCGGAACGTTCGAAGCGTGTACGACTCGTCGGCACCAGCAACCCCGTCGTGAACCTCGCCCGCGGGCATAAGCTGGATCGCGCCACGCGTGAGCAACAGGGCTTCCCCACGAAACGATTGACGTTGCACCCCGCTGGTAACGAGTGCGATATGGCAGTCGAGATGATAGTGCGGCTCAAAGCGAAACTCGGCAAATCGGGCCGTGCCGAGAATCAAACCGGGGATCTCGGTTGAGTGGCTGTACTGGACTTCTTCGGGCATAACTCACCTCGGGTTCGCCGCCGGCATCCTGGAGACCAGCCCCCGAAAGCTGCGCTGGGAAGCGTTCATTATCCCAGCATCGAGCGTCTTTGTTTTTCCATTCAGTTCACTTTCAATTTCCTGTCATAAATGATCGGCAGACTGGCGGACTTCCGCGCTCGGCGCGCCTCTTCCTATCTGACCGATTCTTCGATGCCCCACACGCTTGCGAGATTTGCCCTAGCTGCGACGCTGTCGTCATTACTCGGCCTTGCCGCCTGCGGCGGCAGTGGCGTGTCGTCCCCTACCCCGGTCAGTGCGTCGGATGAGGCATCAAAGCCCGCACCGGCACCCACGCCGCCCTCAACGCCAACGCCGCCCCCAACTCAACCCGGCAAATGGCAAGCAGCTTCGACAGGCGACATGCTCGACGTGGCGCTCGGCGATCTGCATCCGACTCAAGCCGCACTCGGCTACGACCAGATCTACTACAAGCTCGGCCGCTACGAGCTCAAACCGAACAAGAAATTCGACGACTTCTGCGCAGACGAAGGTCTCGGCGGTGTGGCGGCGACCGGCTATTCGGCGACGTCGACACTG containing:
- a CDS encoding AraC family transcriptional regulator, which encodes MPEEVQYSHSTEIPGLILGTARFAEFRFEPHYHLDCHIALVTSGVQRQSFRGEALLLTRGAIQLMPAGEVHDGVAGADESYTLRTFRLSPALLNGLGEEITGKHYFPSQAAAVLQDSRLAEQLLNMHATLQQGMNDPIRNESYVLELLESLFARLKQPSPQTIAGALSSQQLRIVREFIEAHIADKIVLEDLALLVGLGRFRFLKLFKRTIGMTPHAWLLRMRLEKAVALINANRNMPITEIAHAVGFFDQSHFTRAFRDAYGVTPARF